A stretch of [Clostridium] scindens DNA encodes these proteins:
- the aspS gene encoding aspartate--tRNA ligase — MYRTLYCNDIREEHVGQTVQLAGWVDAIRDHGGVIFVDIRDYTGVTQTVIHNEELLKNVNRETVISLKGVVEKRDPDTVNEKIATGIVELVVSELVVLGKSKNMLPFDVSSSRNIKDELRLKYRYLDLRNPKNHDNLVMRSKIIRHLRNKMEDKDFLEIQTPILTASSPEGARDFLVPSRKHPGKFYALPQAPQQFKQLLMVSGFDKYFQIAPCFRDEDARADRSPGEFYQLDFEMAFATQEEVLNICEDVIYDTFVTFSDKKVTEKPFRRITYADAMMTYGSDKPDLRNPLLICDLTAFFADVAFPAFRGKPVRGIVADCRGKSKKFFEDSLKYAMSDEVALGGLGYITLKEGVFAGPIAKFLSDEKKAEITSLTNIKEGETLFFICDDKKNDTEKKAGLIRTWLAKKENLDLIRDDAFEFCFVVDFPMYEIDEETGETIFTHNPFSMPQGGMDALLGKDPTEVLAYQYDLVCNGIELASGAVRNHDIDIMKKAFEIAGYDEQELKERFNALYTAFQYGAPPHAGMAPGVDRMVMLLTDEEKILDVIAFPLNGNAQDLLLGAPSEVTSQQLEDVHLLGNSNALAKHAFAGSGDGKYAKGKRSTFSNAQQLNQISLTEEEDTEVQGIFDRMKKKEEILLQVDTENVEEMVHVMPMNNVLREDVREQLFTRESLLEGAPMHNENSWQVPRLVK, encoded by the coding sequence ATGTATAGGACTCTTTACTGTAATGATATCCGTGAGGAGCATGTCGGGCAGACGGTTCAGCTTGCGGGCTGGGTAGATGCGATTCGTGATCACGGAGGAGTAATCTTTGTTGACATTCGCGATTATACGGGCGTGACGCAGACGGTAATCCATAACGAAGAATTATTGAAAAATGTGAATCGGGAAACGGTGATCTCTTTAAAAGGGGTTGTTGAAAAGCGTGACCCGGACACGGTGAATGAGAAGATCGCAACAGGTATTGTCGAGTTGGTGGTAAGCGAGCTTGTGGTTTTAGGCAAATCAAAAAATATGCTGCCTTTTGATGTCAGCAGTTCCAGAAATATTAAGGATGAATTACGCCTTAAGTATCGCTATCTTGATCTTCGGAATCCGAAGAATCATGACAATCTTGTGATGCGTTCCAAGATTATCCGTCATTTAAGGAACAAGATGGAGGATAAGGATTTCCTGGAGATCCAGACGCCGATTCTTACCGCGTCATCTCCTGAAGGCGCTCGTGACTTCCTGGTTCCAAGCCGCAAGCATCCGGGCAAGTTTTATGCGCTTCCTCAGGCGCCGCAGCAGTTTAAGCAGCTTTTGATGGTTTCTGGATTTGATAAATATTTTCAGATCGCGCCTTGCTTCCGTGACGAGGATGCGAGAGCAGACCGTTCCCCGGGCGAGTTTTATCAGCTGGACTTTGAGATGGCGTTTGCTACGCAGGAAGAAGTCCTGAATATTTGCGAAGACGTGATTTATGATACATTTGTAACTTTTTCGGATAAGAAGGTTACAGAAAAGCCTTTCAGGCGTATCACTTATGCGGATGCCATGATGACATACGGCTCGGACAAGCCGGACTTAAGAAATCCGCTATTAATCTGCGATTTAACCGCATTTTTCGCGGATGTGGCCTTCCCTGCATTTAGAGGAAAGCCGGTTCGTGGTATCGTGGCTGATTGTAGAGGCAAATCGAAGAAATTCTTCGAAGATTCACTGAAATACGCGATGTCAGATGAAGTGGCTCTTGGCGGATTGGGATATATTACTCTGAAAGAGGGAGTATTTGCGGGTCCTATCGCAAAATTCCTGAGTGATGAAAAGAAAGCGGAGATTACCTCCCTTACCAATATCAAAGAGGGAGAGACCTTGTTCTTCATCTGTGATGATAAGAAGAATGATACAGAGAAGAAGGCAGGCTTGATCCGTACCTGGCTGGCGAAAAAGGAAAACTTAGATCTTATTAGAGATGACGCGTTTGAATTCTGCTTTGTTGTGGATTTCCCGATGTACGAGATTGATGAGGAGACGGGAGAGACTATATTTACGCATAACCCATTCTCTATGCCGCAGGGCGGTATGGATGCTTTGCTTGGCAAAGATCCTACAGAAGTGCTGGCATACCAGTATGACCTGGTATGTAATGGGATCGAGCTGGCATCCGGCGCCGTTAGAAATCATGACATTGATATTATGAAGAAGGCATTTGAAATCGCCGGATATGATGAGCAGGAACTGAAAGAGCGTTTCAATGCATTGTACACCGCATTCCAATACGGTGCGCCGCCGCATGCGGGCATGGCGCCGGGCGTTGACCGTATGGTAATGCTTCTTACGGATGAAGAGAAGATTCTGGACGTCATAGCATTCCCATTAAATGGAAATGCGCAGGATCTGCTGCTTGGCGCGCCGAGCGAAGTAACGAGCCAGCAGCTTGAGGATGTCCATCTATTAGGGAATTCCAACGCTTTGGCAAAACATGCTTTCGCAGGAAGCGGCGATGGAAAGTATGCGAAGGGAAAACGCTCTACATTTTCCAATGCGCAGCAGTTGAACCAGATATCCCTTACAGAGGAAGAAGACACGGAAGTACAAGGCATTTTTGACCGGATGAAGAAAAAAGAAGAGATTCTCTTGCAAGTCGATACGGAAAATGTCGAGGAAATGGTTCATGTAATGCCTATGAACAATGTATTGCGTGAGGATGTCAGAGAACAATTGTTTACAAGAGAAAGTTTACTTGAAGGCGCGCCTATGCACAACGAAAATAGTTGGCAGGTTCCAAGACTTGTAAA